The following proteins are encoded in a genomic region of Primulina huaijiensis isolate GDHJ02 chromosome 3, ASM1229523v2, whole genome shotgun sequence:
- the LOC140973477 gene encoding uncharacterized protein, protein MSTGMISDSLVMNTGPVSTVISGQTEVDFAECDCCGLMEECTPSYIEKIRERYGGKWICGLCAEAVKDEILRCHKLISLDEAMARHFSFCNKFRASGPPQDPTPRLIRAMSQILRKSLDCPKSLTEQPDQKHGRTRRRRFDSFG, encoded by the exons ATGTCGACAGGTATGATCAGTGATTCGTTGGTGATGAATACGGGACCTGTGAGTACCGTCATTTCAGGTCAAACTGAGGTGGATTTTGCGGAATGCGATTGTTGCGGGCTGATGGAGGAATGCACCCCTTCATATATTGAAAAGATTCGTGAAAG GTACGGAGGGAAATGGATATGCGGGCTTTGTGCAGAAGCGGTGAAAGACGAAATCTTGCGATGCCACAAATTGATAAGCCTGGATGAAGCCATGGCCCGGCATTTCAGCTTCTGCAACAAGTTTCGGGCTTCGGGCCCTCCGCAGGACCCTACACCGCGTCTGATCCGGGCCATGAGTCAGATCTTGAGGAAGAGTTTGGATTGCCCGAAATCTCTTACCGAGCAGCCCGACCAGAAACATGGGAGAACTCGGCGGCGCCGTTTTGACTCGTTCGGGTAG